From Vicinamibacteria bacterium, a single genomic window includes:
- a CDS encoding FtsQ-type POTRA domain-containing protein, with the protein MELRKGAPDEHFLRGQRRRTRPARKLGRAGARRVALLLGIASLLGAFVWAAAAMSRAPGLSVHRIRVEGNERLSDGEILELLELTSRSNILTLDLEDV; encoded by the coding sequence GTGGAGCTGAGGAAGGGCGCGCCCGACGAGCATTTCCTTCGCGGGCAGAGGCGGAGGACGAGGCCGGCACGGAAACTGGGACGCGCCGGCGCGCGTCGGGTAGCGCTCCTGCTGGGGATCGCGAGTCTTCTGGGCGCCTTTGTTTGGGCGGCAGCGGCGATGAGCCGCGCTCCCGGGCTTTCGGTGCATCGCATCCGCGTCGAGGGAAACGAAAGGCTCTCCGACGGAGAGATCCTCGAGCTCCTGGAGCTCACGAGCCGCTCCAACATTCTCACGCTCGATCTCGAAGACGTC
- the murB gene encoding UDP-N-acetylmuramate dehydrogenase codes for MREHTESARRTAQSLAAAGIPHKVEEPLSRHTTIGLGGPAELFVEPRSVEEIATVLEIAAAEGMPLRVLGAGSNLLVDGGGVRGMVLHTGALDFVRFLEAGRVEAGAGVHFPTLVRRTAASGLRGLEAGVGIPGSLGGVLTMNAGAYDFSIGRHVAQVSAVSPHLGPMVLAREEIDFRYRASSFGSDLIVASALLALTKDEPAAIKSDLDRHMRFRKETQPVGVKSAGCIFKNPEGDSAGRLIDSVGLKGFRVGGARISEVHANFIVHDGEASSADVFGLIDAVREKVLRHSRIALEAEVMTWS; via the coding sequence ATGCGCGAGCACACTGAAAGCGCTCGGCGCACCGCCCAGAGTCTCGCGGCCGCGGGCATTCCCCACAAAGTGGAAGAGCCGCTCTCGCGCCATACGACGATCGGGCTCGGAGGGCCCGCGGAGCTCTTCGTTGAGCCCCGCTCCGTCGAGGAGATCGCCACCGTTCTCGAGATCGCCGCCGCGGAGGGAATGCCTCTTCGCGTTCTCGGCGCCGGCAGCAATCTGCTCGTCGACGGCGGCGGCGTTCGTGGGATGGTGCTCCATACCGGAGCTCTCGACTTCGTCCGGTTTCTGGAAGCGGGCCGGGTCGAGGCGGGCGCGGGAGTCCATTTTCCGACTCTGGTTCGGAGGACGGCCGCATCGGGTCTTCGCGGGCTCGAGGCGGGAGTGGGCATCCCCGGCTCGCTCGGCGGCGTGCTCACCATGAACGCCGGTGCCTACGACTTCTCCATCGGGCGCCACGTCGCGCAGGTCTCGGCGGTGTCCCCTCACCTTGGGCCCATGGTGCTGGCGCGCGAGGAGATCGACTTTCGCTACCGGGCCTCCTCCTTTGGTTCGGACCTCATCGTGGCCTCGGCGCTTCTGGCCCTCACGAAGGACGAGCCGGCCGCGATCAAGTCCGACCTCGATCGACACATGCGCTTTCGCAAGGAGACGCAGCCGGTGGGGGTCAAGAGCGCTGGATGCATCTTCAAGAACCCCGAGGGCGACTCCGCCGGACGGCTGATCGATTCGGTGGGGCTCAAGGGGTTCCGCGTCGGCGGAGCCCGCATCTCCGAGGTGCACGCGAACTTCATCGTCCACGACGGCGAGGCCTCGTCCGCCGACGTCTTCGGCCTCATCGACGCCGTGCGAGAGAAGGTCCTTCGCCACAGCCGGATCGCGCTCGAAGCGGAGGTGATGACGTGGAGCTGA
- the murC gene encoding UDP-N-acetylmuramate--L-alanine ligase, with protein MTAALFSKQTKVHFVGIGGIGMSGIAEVLVNLGYAVSGSDLKSSASTERLRSLGARVYAGHGPGRVDRADVVVVSSAVRPDNPEVEEARRLAIPIIPRAEMLAELMRLKYGIAVAGSHGKTTTTSMIAVVLDRAGLDPTMVIGGRITAFGTNARLGGSDLMVVEADESDRSFLRLSPVAAVVTGIDREHMEAYRDAADLEDAFLDFVNKVPFYGASVVCLDDERVQDILPRIRRRYVTYGFSAQADVSAEDLRLEGESSSYRLKLGGSPEGEVRLRVPGRVSVVNSLAAIGIGRVLGLELDQIRSGLESFSGVDRRFQVKADAGGILVVDDYGHHPTEIRAVLQTAKESFGRRTVVVFQPHRYSRVRDLFEDFCHAFHQADVLFVTEIYAAGEEPIESVSGERLARGIESHGHRNVRFVAELDDVPKILAEELREGDLMMTLGAGSVTLLSDRMAEVVYARAH; from the coding sequence GTGACGGCCGCGCTCTTCTCCAAGCAGACGAAGGTCCATTTCGTCGGCATCGGTGGAATCGGCATGAGCGGCATCGCCGAAGTTCTGGTGAACCTGGGCTACGCGGTGAGCGGCTCGGATCTGAAGTCATCGGCATCGACCGAGCGGCTTCGCTCGCTCGGGGCCAGGGTGTACGCGGGCCACGGTCCGGGAAGAGTAGACCGCGCCGATGTCGTCGTCGTATCTTCCGCGGTCCGTCCCGACAACCCCGAGGTGGAGGAGGCCCGACGGCTCGCGATTCCGATCATCCCCCGCGCCGAGATGCTGGCCGAGCTCATGAGGCTGAAGTACGGGATCGCGGTCGCCGGCTCTCACGGCAAGACGACGACCACGTCCATGATCGCGGTGGTGCTCGATCGCGCCGGGCTCGACCCGACCATGGTCATCGGCGGCCGCATCACCGCCTTCGGCACGAACGCGAGGCTCGGAGGCTCCGATCTCATGGTGGTGGAAGCCGACGAGTCCGACCGGAGCTTTCTCCGTCTATCTCCCGTCGCCGCCGTCGTGACCGGCATCGACCGGGAGCACATGGAGGCCTATCGCGACGCGGCGGATCTGGAGGACGCGTTTCTCGATTTCGTTAACAAGGTGCCCTTCTACGGCGCCTCGGTCGTGTGTCTCGACGACGAGCGAGTCCAGGACATCCTTCCCCGGATCCGGAGGCGCTACGTGACCTACGGCTTCTCGGCTCAGGCGGACGTTTCCGCGGAAGACTTGAGGCTCGAGGGAGAGAGCTCGAGCTACCGGCTGAAGCTCGGGGGATCCCCCGAGGGCGAGGTGCGACTCCGCGTCCCCGGTCGGGTAAGCGTCGTCAACTCGCTCGCCGCGATCGGGATCGGGCGGGTGCTCGGCCTCGAGCTGGACCAGATTCGCTCGGGGCTCGAATCGTTCTCGGGAGTCGATCGGCGTTTTCAGGTCAAGGCCGATGCCGGCGGAATCCTCGTGGTGGACGATTACGGTCACCACCCGACGGAGATTCGCGCCGTCCTCCAGACCGCCAAGGAAAGCTTCGGTCGGCGTACGGTGGTCGTCTTTCAGCCGCATCGTTATTCCCGCGTCCGAGACCTCTTCGAGGACTTCTGTCACGCGTTTCACCAGGCGGACGTTCTCTTCGTGACCGAGATCTACGCGGCGGGCGAGGAGCCGATCGAATCGGTCAGCGGGGAGCGATTGGCACGGGGCATCGAGTCTCACGGTCATCGGAACGTCCGCTTCGTCGCCGAGCTCGACGACGTGCCGAAAATTCTCGCGGAGGAGCTGCGAGAGGGCGACCTGATGATGACTCTGGGGGCGGGCAGTGTGACGCTCCTTTCCGATCGAATGGCGGAGGTCGTATATGCGCGAGCACACTGA
- the murG gene encoding undecaprenyldiphospho-muramoylpentapeptide beta-N-acetylglucosaminyltransferase encodes MGPITLLVAAGGTGGHLYPAVAVAERFRDTVPESRVVFVGTERGLESRIVPAAGFPLELIRAAPLRGGSIPRKLSGLFGLATGWLDARRLLRRIEPRVVMGLGAYVSGTMLLTAALRGIPTLVLEPNAVPGLANRWLAPFVDEAACAFADTTRFFGKKGVVTGNPVRESILGVPPLSPQISSTMRVLVFGGSQGSVFLNRTMTEAAPRLAAGIAVTHQTGTMDFDAVREAYAGSNVRATVSPYIEDMAQAYAEADLVLARAGATTCAELAAAGRGSLLVPLPLAGGHQQDNAEMMAKAGAARTVRQAELTADRLASELAGLLSSPEERERMAARARSLARPDAARNVTERLVRLVRSREGVPE; translated from the coding sequence TTGGGGCCGATCACGTTGCTCGTCGCCGCGGGAGGTACCGGCGGCCACCTCTATCCCGCCGTGGCCGTGGCCGAGCGGTTTCGCGACACCGTGCCGGAAAGCCGCGTGGTCTTCGTGGGAACGGAGCGCGGTCTCGAGTCCCGCATTGTCCCCGCCGCCGGCTTCCCCCTGGAGCTCATTCGCGCCGCGCCGCTTCGTGGCGGCTCGATTCCGAGAAAGTTGTCGGGTCTCTTCGGTCTCGCGACCGGCTGGCTCGACGCCCGACGGCTCCTTCGCCGCATCGAGCCGAGAGTCGTCATGGGGCTCGGAGCCTACGTCTCGGGGACGATGCTCCTCACCGCCGCTCTTCGCGGCATCCCGACGCTCGTCCTCGAGCCCAATGCCGTGCCCGGGCTCGCGAATCGCTGGCTCGCTCCGTTCGTCGACGAGGCGGCCTGCGCCTTTGCCGATACGACGCGCTTTTTCGGAAAGAAGGGCGTGGTGACGGGGAATCCCGTGCGCGAGTCCATCTTGGGCGTTCCCCCGCTTTCCCCTCAGATCTCGTCGACCATGAGGGTTCTCGTATTCGGAGGAAGCCAGGGGTCGGTGTTCTTGAACCGCACGATGACCGAAGCGGCGCCCCGGCTCGCCGCGGGCATCGCCGTCACCCATCAGACCGGAACCATGGATTTCGATGCGGTGAGGGAGGCCTATGCGGGCTCGAACGTGCGCGCGACCGTGTCCCCGTATATCGAGGACATGGCGCAGGCGTACGCGGAGGCGGACCTCGTCCTGGCGCGTGCCGGGGCGACGACCTGTGCCGAGCTCGCGGCCGCGGGCCGAGGCTCGCTCCTCGTGCCCCTGCCTCTCGCCGGCGGCCACCAGCAGGACAACGCCGAGATGATGGCGAAGGCGGGGGCGGCGCGCACCGTGCGTCAAGCCGAGCTGACTGCGGACCGGCTCGCGAGCGAGCTCGCGGGTCTTCTCTCGTCGCCCGAAGAGCGCGAGAGGATGGCCGCTCGAGCCCGATCGCTCGCGCGTCCGGACGCGGCCCGAAACGTCACCGAAAGGCTCGTTCGCCTCGTGCGCTCGCGAGAAGGAGTGCCCGAGTGA
- the ftsW gene encoding putative lipid II flippase FtsW: MAVKLSPDATLFNTTIFLVSFGLVMMYSASAVVAHDAHRSSYFFLVKQAMSASVGLLLLLALTRFDYRRLRHPAFVYGLLAVTVALLVAVLVGPPVKNAHRWIRVGLLSFQPSELAKVALVVALAFQLERRRERLEDFFAGWFPSLLTMGLLAFLVVIEPDYGTAFCLVLVGACLLFVSGVPLRQLATLFLVAAPIVLWLAVSEEYRRERLLIFIDPFRDPLGKGFQIIQSLIAFGSGGILGTGFMRSQQKLFYLPEPHTDFVFAVIGEELGLLGGLAVLAAFGIILWRGLAIAHRAPDGFGSLLASGLTVLIAGQALLNIGVATGLLPTTGIPLPFVSSGGTSLVMSMGAVGLVLSVSQHAR; the protein is encoded by the coding sequence ATGGCCGTCAAGCTCTCGCCCGACGCCACGCTGTTCAATACGACCATCTTTCTCGTGTCTTTCGGTCTGGTCATGATGTACAGCGCGTCGGCGGTGGTGGCCCACGACGCCCACCGGAGCTCGTATTTCTTTCTGGTGAAACAAGCGATGTCGGCCTCGGTGGGTCTCTTGCTCCTGCTCGCTCTCACCCGCTTCGACTACCGCCGGCTCCGTCACCCCGCGTTCGTCTATGGGCTGCTCGCGGTCACCGTGGCGCTTCTCGTCGCCGTGCTCGTGGGCCCGCCGGTGAAGAACGCCCATCGCTGGATCCGCGTGGGCCTTCTCTCGTTCCAACCCTCGGAGCTCGCCAAAGTCGCTCTCGTCGTCGCGCTCGCCTTTCAGCTCGAGCGGAGGCGGGAGCGGCTCGAGGACTTCTTCGCCGGATGGTTCCCCTCGCTTCTCACGATGGGGCTTCTCGCCTTCCTGGTGGTCATCGAGCCCGATTACGGAACGGCCTTCTGTCTCGTTCTCGTCGGTGCCTGTCTGCTGTTCGTCTCCGGAGTGCCGCTGCGCCAGCTGGCGACGCTGTTTCTCGTGGCGGCCCCCATCGTGTTGTGGCTCGCCGTGAGCGAGGAGTACCGCCGGGAGCGCCTTCTCATCTTTATCGATCCTTTCCGCGATCCCCTGGGAAAGGGGTTCCAGATCATCCAATCGCTGATCGCGTTCGGCTCGGGAGGTATCCTGGGCACCGGCTTCATGCGCAGTCAGCAGAAGCTCTTCTATCTGCCCGAGCCCCATACCGACTTCGTTTTCGCCGTCATTGGCGAGGAGCTCGGACTCCTGGGAGGCCTCGCGGTGCTCGCGGCCTTCGGGATCATTCTGTGGCGGGGCCTCGCCATCGCCCATCGAGCTCCGGACGGGTTCGGCTCGCTCCTCGCTTCGGGGCTCACCGTGCTCATCGCCGGCCAGGCGCTCCTCAACATCGGAGTCGCCACCGGGCTTCTTCCTACCACGGGAATCCCTCTGCCCTTCGTCTCGTCGGGGGGGACGTCGCTCGTGATGAGCATGGGGGCGGTCGGTCTCGTATTATCGGTGTCTCAACATGCGAGGTGA
- the murD gene encoding UDP-N-acetylmuramoyl-L-alanine--D-glutamate ligase: MKEDYRARRVLVVGLGRSGLAVCRFLAPAAARVVANDQRPREELPADVASLERMGVVLVTGSHPPELVDEADLVVLSPGVPTTLPLVERARAREIPVWGELEVGFREVEGTVLAVTGTKGKSTTATLLQSMLQSTGRNVRLAGNIGSPLVEELEGASKETAFVLEVSSFQLETIDRFRPKVAVLLDVSPDHLDWHPTFRDYLRAKERIFENQTEEDHAVVYGGNRFTVEMARRARPKKLYFDLECLEDLTPHVHVEGPWIVMHEDHTKTPLASLAEMQVPGRHNRLNALAASAAAALVGASGVDVGYALEHFHGLPHALEKVADIGGVRYFNDSKATNVQAVRAALESFDGPILLLLGGRLKGGDLGELRDHVARKVKRVLAIGESRYRIGDAFSDLVPVEICRSLESAVKRAHRRARPGDVVLLSPAGSSFDMFRDYRERGERFRAIVERLAARE; encoded by the coding sequence ATGAAAGAGGATTACCGGGCCCGGCGAGTGCTGGTCGTGGGACTCGGGCGAAGCGGTCTGGCGGTATGCCGCTTTCTCGCGCCCGCAGCGGCGCGAGTGGTGGCCAACGATCAGAGACCCCGGGAGGAGCTACCCGCCGACGTGGCATCGCTCGAGCGGATGGGGGTTGTCCTCGTCACCGGTTCGCATCCGCCGGAGCTCGTCGACGAGGCGGACCTGGTCGTCCTCAGCCCCGGCGTACCGACGACTCTGCCCCTGGTCGAACGGGCCCGTGCCCGCGAGATCCCGGTGTGGGGCGAGCTCGAGGTCGGCTTCCGGGAGGTCGAGGGAACGGTCCTGGCGGTGACCGGTACCAAGGGGAAGTCCACGACCGCGACCTTGCTCCAATCGATGCTCCAGTCCACGGGGAGGAACGTTCGCCTCGCGGGAAACATTGGCTCACCCCTCGTCGAAGAGCTCGAGGGCGCTTCGAAGGAGACGGCGTTCGTCCTGGAGGTCTCGAGCTTCCAGCTGGAGACCATCGACCGGTTCCGTCCCAAAGTCGCCGTCCTCCTCGACGTGAGCCCGGATCACCTCGACTGGCACCCGACGTTTCGAGACTACTTGCGCGCCAAGGAACGCATTTTCGAAAACCAAACGGAGGAGGACCATGCGGTCGTCTATGGAGGCAACCGCTTCACGGTGGAAATGGCTAGACGCGCAAGACCGAAGAAACTCTACTTCGACCTCGAGTGTCTCGAGGACCTCACCCCTCACGTCCACGTGGAGGGGCCGTGGATCGTGATGCACGAGGATCACACGAAGACCCCCCTCGCCTCGCTCGCCGAGATGCAGGTTCCGGGAAGACACAATCGCTTGAACGCTCTCGCGGCATCGGCGGCGGCGGCCCTCGTCGGGGCCTCGGGAGTCGACGTCGGATACGCGCTCGAGCACTTCCACGGTCTTCCCCATGCGCTCGAGAAAGTGGCCGACATCGGCGGGGTGCGCTACTTCAACGACTCCAAGGCGACGAACGTCCAGGCGGTTCGCGCCGCTCTCGAGAGCTTCGACGGGCCGATCCTGCTGCTGCTCGGCGGCCGGCTCAAGGGCGGCGATCTCGGCGAGCTCCGAGATCACGTGGCACGTAAGGTGAAGCGGGTGCTGGCCATCGGTGAGAGCCGCTACCGGATCGGGGACGCGTTCTCCGACCTGGTGCCGGTCGAGATCTGCCGGAGCCTCGAATCGGCGGTCAAGAGGGCTCATCGCCGCGCCCGCCCGGGCGACGTCGTTCTCCTTTCCCCCGCCGGCTCGAGCTTCGACATGTTCCGGGACTACCGCGAGCGTGGCGAGAGATTCCGTGCCATCGTCGAGCGTCTAGCGGCCAGAGAGTGA
- the mraY gene encoding phospho-N-acetylmuramoyl-pentapeptide-transferase, whose amino-acid sequence MIYHLLYPLHEDYSFFNVFRYVTFRTASATLTALAISFVMGPWLIRRLRRFQIGQHVRQEGPETHRSKAGTPTMGGLLILAAMIAPTLLWANLTNVFVWMALGTTVAFGLIGFFDDYLKIVRRHSTGLSPRAKLVLQTGSALVVALLLHDMSGHGDYSTELLFPFFKQLRPNLEWYFVPFAIVVIVGASNAVNLTDGLDGLAIGTVLIAAGAYTVLTYVTGHAQFSSYLDLIHIPRIWELTIFCGAMIGASLGFLWFNSYPAQIFMGDVGSLALGSAIGTVALLIKQELLLVLVGGVFVIEAASVILQVGSFKLTGKRVFRMAPLHHHFELAGWSEPKVIIRFWILGLMFALASLTTLKLR is encoded by the coding sequence GTGATCTATCACCTTCTCTACCCCCTCCACGAAGACTACAGCTTCTTCAACGTCTTTCGCTACGTCACGTTTCGCACGGCCTCCGCCACGTTGACGGCCCTCGCCATCTCGTTCGTGATGGGCCCGTGGCTCATCCGAAGGCTCCGGCGGTTCCAGATCGGCCAGCACGTCCGTCAGGAAGGTCCCGAGACCCACCGTTCCAAGGCGGGCACTCCCACGATGGGCGGCCTGCTCATTCTCGCGGCGATGATCGCGCCGACGCTTCTCTGGGCGAACCTGACCAACGTCTTCGTATGGATGGCGCTGGGGACGACGGTCGCGTTCGGCTTGATCGGTTTCTTCGACGATTACTTGAAGATCGTCCGCCGCCACTCGACCGGGCTCTCACCCCGTGCCAAGCTCGTGCTGCAAACCGGCTCGGCGCTCGTCGTCGCCCTGCTGCTGCACGACATGTCGGGCCACGGCGATTACAGCACCGAGCTCCTGTTTCCCTTCTTCAAGCAGCTCCGGCCCAACCTCGAGTGGTACTTCGTTCCCTTCGCCATCGTGGTCATCGTCGGCGCATCGAACGCCGTCAACCTGACCGACGGTCTCGACGGTCTGGCCATCGGAACGGTGCTCATCGCCGCGGGCGCCTACACCGTGCTCACTTATGTGACCGGGCATGCGCAGTTCTCCTCCTATCTCGATCTGATTCACATCCCTCGCATCTGGGAGCTCACGATCTTCTGCGGTGCCATGATCGGCGCGAGCCTCGGTTTTCTCTGGTTCAATTCTTACCCGGCGCAGATCTTCATGGGAGACGTCGGCTCGCTCGCGCTGGGAAGCGCCATCGGCACCGTGGCCCTGCTCATCAAGCAGGAGCTCCTCCTGGTGCTCGTGGGGGGCGTCTTCGTCATCGAGGCCGCGTCGGTCATTCTCCAGGTCGGGTCGTTCAAGCTCACGGGAAAACGCGTGTTTCGAATGGCTCCTCTTCATCATCATTTCGAGCTCGCCGGATGGAGCGAGCCCAAGGTCATCATTCGGTTCTGGATCCTCGGGCTCATGTTCGCTCTCGCGAGCTTGACGACGTTGAAGCTGAGGTGA
- the murF gene encoding UDP-N-acetylmuramoyl-tripeptide--D-alanyl-D-alanine ligase: MRLSAGEVAKLVAGSIASGDPNAPVEGVSIDSRRVEPGQLFFAIVGPRHDGHDFVSQAIARGACGIVASSDVIVGADAFVVRVADTTRALQDLAAAIRDRAGVQVVAITGSMGKTTTKDAAAAAIATRHRVLKSEGNLNNHYGLPLSLLRLGEESVAVLEMGMSAPGEIARLCEIAKPDVSVLTNVAEAHLEFFGTVEAIAEAKGEIFVGLKAEGVAVVNADDPLVLEQAKKFSGREIRFGLSDDADVRGRVASASSAGVRFTVERGRDRVEVSSPLPGRHNVYNLLAGLAAASALDVPIATAARGLKELSPAHHRGERLELAGGVVVIDETYNSNPRALRAALDLLSTEPGRRHLAVIGDMLELGGAAEELHRRAGRDAASRGVDVLIAVGGLADSVLEGAKDAGIKAVRLDAVRSAEEAGALVKGLLREGDVVLFKGSRGVGLERAVEIVRAGRAEGESA, encoded by the coding sequence GTGAGGTTGTCCGCAGGAGAAGTGGCGAAGCTCGTGGCCGGCTCGATCGCGAGCGGGGATCCCAACGCCCCGGTCGAGGGGGTTTCCATCGACAGCCGGCGCGTCGAGCCCGGCCAGCTCTTTTTCGCCATCGTCGGCCCGAGGCATGACGGCCACGACTTCGTTTCTCAGGCCATCGCCCGCGGGGCTTGCGGCATCGTCGCCTCGTCGGACGTTATCGTTGGCGCCGACGCCTTTGTCGTCCGTGTCGCCGACACCACGCGCGCCCTTCAAGATCTGGCCGCCGCGATCCGGGACCGTGCCGGGGTTCAGGTCGTTGCGATCACCGGGAGCATGGGCAAGACCACGACCAAGGATGCCGCGGCCGCCGCCATCGCCACCCGGCACCGCGTGCTCAAATCCGAGGGGAACCTCAACAACCACTACGGCCTGCCGCTGTCGCTCCTGAGGCTTGGCGAGGAGTCGGTCGCCGTGCTCGAGATGGGCATGTCCGCGCCGGGAGAGATCGCGCGGCTCTGCGAGATCGCGAAGCCCGACGTCTCGGTTCTGACGAACGTCGCCGAGGCCCACCTGGAGTTCTTCGGAACCGTGGAGGCCATCGCCGAGGCGAAGGGCGAGATCTTCGTCGGGCTAAAGGCGGAGGGCGTTGCCGTGGTGAATGCCGACGATCCCCTCGTTCTCGAGCAGGCGAAGAAATTCTCGGGACGGGAGATCCGATTCGGCCTGAGCGACGACGCCGACGTCCGCGGCCGTGTCGCCTCGGCGTCGAGCGCCGGAGTACGATTCACCGTCGAGCGGGGGCGGGACCGGGTGGAGGTCTCTTCCCCTCTTCCCGGACGTCACAACGTGTACAACCTTCTCGCCGGTCTCGCCGCCGCCAGTGCCCTCGACGTGCCGATCGCGACTGCCGCCCGCGGGCTAAAGGAGCTTTCACCCGCTCATCATCGCGGTGAGCGGCTCGAGCTAGCGGGCGGCGTCGTCGTGATCGACGAGACCTACAACTCGAACCCCCGCGCGCTTCGCGCCGCCCTCGATCTCCTCTCTACCGAGCCGGGCCGCCGACACCTCGCGGTGATCGGCGACATGCTCGAGCTCGGCGGAGCGGCCGAGGAGCTTCACCGCCGGGCGGGTAGAGATGCGGCGAGCCGGGGCGTCGACGTGCTCATCGCCGTGGGCGGGCTCGCGGACTCGGTCCTCGAAGGGGCGAAGGACGCGGGAATCAAAGCCGTGCGCCTCGACGCGGTTCGCAGCGCGGAAGAAGCGGGAGCGCTCGTCAAAGGGCTGCTCCGCGAAGGTGACGTCGTTTTGTTCAAGGGCTCGCGCGGCGTCGGGCTCGAGAGGGCGGTCGAGATCGTGCGAGCGGGCCGGGCGGAAGGGGAGAGCGCGTGA
- a CDS encoding UDP-N-acetylmuramoyl-L-alanyl-D-glutamate--2,6-diaminopimelate ligase gives MAVTTARAGSATDAAGNASTGANLTALLRLIPLSSVTGPRERLIKSVSVDSREVGPGGLFVAIRGEKADGNRFVDDAVSRGAVAVVSEMPASDSSATWVQTPEPRKVVGVLAAAVQGNPSTKMNLVGVTGTNGKTTTAFLVDGLLDRLAPPSAMLGTVVRKIGERSEPARYTTPEAPAIQKFLAEALASGSGYGVLEVSSHGLALHRLEGTEFLVTVFTNLSRDHLDFHRDMEDYFRTKRLLFTRYVRAGATAVVSIDDAYGERLAAELGTSAVTFGLAATADLSVSQVEASLEGIRFQCREGERTFEIRSPLLGRYNALNLVAALAAVRALGFEHEAIVEALETVSGAPGRFERVLVDRPFDVIVDYAHTDDALRKLLEAARPLTRNQLIVVFGCGGERDRTKRPLMGDVASRLADRVVLTSDNPRGENPEAILREIQLGVKEAPVRVEVDRRKAIELALGEARPGDVVMIAGKGHEPYQIVGDRVLPFDDREVVREIGGASP, from the coding sequence ATGGCTGTGACGACTGCCAGAGCGGGAAGCGCGACGGACGCCGCCGGCAACGCATCGACCGGCGCGAACTTGACGGCGCTCCTCCGCCTCATTCCGCTCTCGAGCGTTACCGGCCCGCGCGAGAGACTCATCAAGAGCGTGAGCGTGGACTCGCGCGAGGTCGGGCCCGGCGGGCTGTTCGTCGCGATCCGCGGCGAGAAAGCCGACGGAAACCGGTTCGTCGATGATGCTGTGTCGCGGGGAGCGGTCGCCGTCGTGAGCGAGATGCCCGCGTCCGATTCCTCGGCCACCTGGGTCCAGACGCCGGAGCCCCGGAAAGTCGTGGGGGTGCTCGCCGCCGCGGTCCAGGGGAATCCGTCGACGAAGATGAACCTCGTCGGTGTCACCGGGACCAACGGAAAGACCACGACGGCATTCCTCGTGGATGGCCTCCTCGACCGGCTCGCCCCGCCGTCGGCGATGCTGGGTACGGTGGTGAGGAAGATCGGGGAGCGCAGCGAGCCCGCCCGATACACGACGCCCGAGGCGCCCGCGATCCAGAAGTTTCTCGCCGAGGCCCTGGCCTCCGGTTCGGGCTACGGCGTGCTGGAAGTCTCCTCTCATGGACTCGCGCTTCACCGGCTCGAGGGCACGGAGTTTCTCGTCACCGTGTTCACCAATCTCTCCCGTGACCATCTCGATTTTCACCGAGACATGGAGGATTATTTTCGCACGAAACGGCTCCTGTTCACGCGGTACGTTCGCGCCGGGGCGACCGCGGTCGTCTCGATCGACGACGCCTACGGAGAAAGACTCGCGGCGGAGCTCGGGACGAGCGCCGTCACCTTTGGCCTCGCGGCCACCGCCGATCTCTCGGTGTCGCAGGTCGAAGCCTCGCTCGAGGGCATCCGGTTCCAGTGCCGCGAGGGCGAGAGGACGTTCGAAATTCGAAGCCCCCTTCTCGGTCGTTACAACGCGCTCAATCTCGTCGCCGCTCTTGCCGCCGTTCGGGCGCTCGGTTTCGAGCACGAGGCGATCGTCGAGGCCCTCGAGACGGTGTCCGGGGCCCCGGGTCGCTTCGAGCGGGTTCTCGTCGACCGGCCGTTCGACGTCATCGTCGACTACGCACACACCGACGACGCCTTGAGAAAGCTGCTCGAAGCGGCGAGACCCCTCACGAGAAACCAGCTCATCGTCGTCTTCGGCTGCGGAGGGGAGCGAGATCGGACGAAGAGGCCCCTGATGGGTGATGTGGCTTCACGCCTCGCCGACCGGGTCGTTCTTACCTCCGACAATCCCCGGGGCGAGAATCCCGAAGCCATCCTGCGCGAGATTCAGCTCGGCGTGAAAGAGGCGCCGGTTCGGGTCGAGGTCGACCGGAGAAAGGCGATCGAGCTGGCGCTGGGCGAAGCACGGCCCGGCGACGTCGTGATGATCGCGGGCAAGGGCCACGAGCCCTATCAGATCGTGGGAGATCGCGTTCTGCCGTTCGACGATCGCGAGGTGGTACGCGAGATCGGAGGCGCGTCTCCGTGA